A genomic window from Vitis riparia cultivar Riparia Gloire de Montpellier isolate 1030 chromosome 18, EGFV_Vit.rip_1.0, whole genome shotgun sequence includes:
- the LOC117907552 gene encoding GRAS family protein RAM1-like translates to MEDIDDEGLLDLSLAIVTDSGVERKRKRKRREVLDSLSSYEGCEGLIFKLLQMREQMLKLDHKRKGVVEDGKGLHLIHLLLITATAVDENNVSVAAENLRELYQSVCLNGDSVQRVVAYFADGLAAKLLTRKSPFYDMIMKEPTPEEEFLAHTDLYRVSPYYQFAHFTANQAIIEAFEEEEENNNRALHVVDFDVSYGFQWPSLIQSLAEKATSGNRISLRITGFGRSLDELQETETRLISFSKAFRNLVFEFQGLLRGSKLTNLRKKKNETVAANLVFHLNTLTSFLKISETLKSVHSLNPSIVILVEQEGSRSPQSFLSRFMESLHYFAAMFDSLDDCLPLESPERLSIEKNHLGKEIKSMLNYDKDDTNCPRYEKMETWKGRMESHGFTGIKLSSKSMIQAKLLLKIRSHYCPLQFDGESGGFRVFERDDERAISLGWQDRCLITASAWHCI, encoded by the coding sequence ATGGAAGATATCGATGACGAGGGGCTTTTGGATCTTAGCCTTGCGATTGTTACAGATTCCGGGGtggagaggaagaggaagaggaagaggagggAGGTTTTGGACAGCTTGAGTTCGTATGAAGGCTGTGAAGGGTTGATATTCAAGCTCCTTCAGATGAGAGAGCAAATGTTAAAACTCGACCACAAAAGAAAAGGGGTGGTTGAAGATGGAAAAGGCCTTCATTTGATCCATTTGTTGCTTATAACAGCCACTGCAGTCGATGAAAACAACGTGAGCGTGGCTGCGGAGAACCTAAGGGAGCTGTACCAAAGCGTGTGCTTGAACGGCGACTCTGTGCAACGCGTGGTGGCCTATTTCGCAGATGGGTTGGCAGCAAAGCTTCTCACCCGGAAATCCCCCTTCTATGACATGATCATGAAGGAACCGACGCCTGAGGAAGAGTTCTTAGCACACACCGATCTCTACCGCGTGTCTCCATACTACCAATTCGCTCATTTCACAGCAAATCAGGCTATAATCGAAGCATttgaggaggaggaagagaacAACAATCGGGCATTACATGTAGTCGATTTTGATGTCTCATATGGCTTCCAGTGGCCTTCCCTTATACAATCCCTTGCTGAAAAGGCAACCAGTGGAAATCGAATCTCCCTCCGGATAACAGGATTCGGAAGAAGCTTGGACGAGCTACAAGAAACCGAGACTAGGCTGATAAGCTTCTCAAAGGCTTTTCGGAACCTAGTATTTGAGTTCCAAGGGCTATTAAGAGGCTCCAAACTCACTAACCtgaggaaaaagaagaatgaaacagTTGCCGCAAACTTAGTTTTTCATCTCAACACCTTGACTAGTTTTTTGAAGATTTCAGAAACTTTGAAATCAGTACATTCACTTAACCCCTCCATTGTAATCTTGGTGGAACAAGAAGGAAGCAGAAGCCCCCAAAGCTTCTTATCGAGATTCATGGAGTCTTTGCATTATTTTGCAGCCATGTTTGATTCATTGGATGACTGCCTCCCACTGGAGAGTCCCGAGAGGTTGAGCATCGAGAAGAACCATCTGGGAAAAGAGATCAAAAGCATGTTGAACTACGACAAGGATGATACCAACTGTCCAAGATATGAGAAGATGGAGACGTGGAAGGGAAGGATGGAGAGCCATGGATTTACAGGGATCAAATTGAGCTCAAAGTCCATGATACAGGCCAAACTTCTTCTGAAAATCAGGAGCCATTACTGTCCTCTTCAATTTGATGGAGAGAGTGGTGGGTTTAGAGTTTTTGAAAGAGATGATGAAAGGGCTATTTCTCTTGGGTGGCAAGATAGGTGTCTGATAACGGCCTCTGCATGGCATTGTATATGA